The following proteins come from a genomic window of Pocillopora verrucosa isolate sample1 chromosome 6, ASM3666991v2, whole genome shotgun sequence:
- the LOC131789760 gene encoding uncharacterized protein, translating to MASVNITSALNKIGLTRFGGIFLWLILHRQFVATTVLWTKPAPSWTQTDSNDFRTVDIQVLKGSTHIHLSWNYTLSEGSDLKTTTFSINDGSSWNDIGVIYHADNDIVIYKKNNYRTRFNISDSNVATLILKKVTEDERAIFQCKLSTLSNSWTYSILVNFTKRHLNWVERPLSVVAVERHNLTLRWTYMKTLGLASLFRGAEFTNLSSREKTIAEKVLNTAPIVHTAYRPRFHVDYIQDTMASITIVGLKRSDRGRYRFDVKTLREDINELNTLSSIMELTVHYAASMANVSDHQTVQEGSYLQLLCQAFGNPTPNITWTKVLENSNDSKVLHHGTHWNLTKINRTASGLYNCTADNGIGNPVWRLIKVNVTYSAKVVKLASEHHVAVQGSVRLHCEAEGNPPPAYTWFPCDSQTQACHESTLTVSNALNDAVYSCNVANVLGNDTRETKVVIAGNVINVTLFITEQCPDENLSESVLWKNLEQKIEDLFKNEGYRSTELTNYRCGSVIVDLALKFNSSVKEEKVLSMLKDSAENGGLKELGVKASEIVGWRPGRPTEGPKSSTYGTKTTENASSAVPSELPAQSGDNQGLKDWMIAVIAGASGLVLLFVVIFLLCWISKTQKKKKGSGDEAVDMSTTSRYVKNGPHHSDKPSSSRESIEDDPFIAASTYSQNSVDRRDRKRDSSVNYGYQPDDSDQPQGEMLLKSGSRLPKNDSLTQSTGELDVTSTYLAKGPQRDCSTLPSYHRPPSYEEASKQKDRIMMTEPRPSTSTGGRQKRRKSPPEDRAEEASVAPSEMSSNQDGHRSDKDKGPLDPTAIYAMPDKKRKLDKQSPASLESVFDPFKAKDKSAKGPILHNPGNLDLDGPANVSTSEGPRNSIIPIEKPSNRQTPQKDDTGRKWKIRAFITS from the exons ATGGCCTCGGTTAACATAACTTCGGCTCTTAACAAAATTGGATTAACAAGGTTTGGTGGAATATTTCTCTGGCTGATTCTTCATCGACAGTTTGTCG CCACTACAGTACTGTGGACAAAACCAGCCCCAAGTTGGACCCAAACGGATTCAAATGACTTCAGAACAGTTGATATTCAAGTATTGAAGGGCAGCACCCACATACATCTCAGTTGGAATTACACTTTGTCAGAAGGTTCAGATCTGAAGACAACAACTTTTTCCATCAATGATGGCAGCAGCTGGAATGACATTGGAGTTATATACCATGCTGACAATGACATTgtgatatataaaaaaaataattacaggaCGCGATTTAATATCAGCGATAGTAATGTGGCCACcctgatattaaaaaaagtgaCTGAGGATGAACGAGCGATTTTCCAATGCAAGCTCTCCACGCTAAGTAACTCTTGGACCTACAGTATTCTCGTGAATTTTACAA aaCGACATCTGAATTGGGTGGAGCGACCGTTatctgttgttgctgttgaaCGTCACAACCTCACCCTTCGGTGGACCTATATGAAAACACTCGGCCTAGCGTCGTTATTTCGAGGAGCAGAATTTACTAATCTTAGCAGCAGGGAAAAAACCATTGCAGAGAAAGTGTTAAATACTGCACCAATCGTACATACAGCTTATAGACCTCGATTTCATGTGGATTATATACAAGATACTATGGCGTCTATAACAATTGTTGGACTGAAAAGATCAGACAGAGGAAGATATAGATTTGATGTTAAAACCCTCAGGGAGGACATCAACGAACTTAACACGCTCTCCAGCATCATGGAGCTCACAGTACATt ATGCGGCGAGCATGGCCAATGTTAGCGACCACCAAACTGTGCAAGAAGGATCTTATCTTCAACTGTTATGTCAAGCATTTGGTAATCCAACCCCAAACATAACGTGGACCAAAGTGCTTGAAAATAGTAATGATAGTAAAGTGCTGCATCATGGAACCCATTggaatttaacaaaaattaacagaacTGCTTCTGGTTTATACAACTGTACAGCTGACAATGGAATTGGAAATCCAGTGTGGCGGCTGATAAAAGTCAATGTTACCT ATTCTGCTAAGGTTGTTAAACTTGCTAGCGAACATCACGTTGCAGTACAAGGAAGTGTGCGTCTTCACTGCGAAGCCGAAGGAAATCCTCCGCCTGCTTACACGTGGTTCCCTTGTGATTCACAGACCCAAGCATGTCATGAGAGCACACTTACTGTTTCCAACGCTCTTAACGACGCTGTGTACTCTTGCAATGTGGCAAATGTTTTGGGTAATGATACAAGAGAGACCAAAGTTG TTATAGCAGGCAATGTGATAAATGTGACACTTTTCATCACTGAACAGTGTCCTGATGAAAATTTATCTGAATCCGTGTTGTGGAAGAACCTCGAACAAAAG ATCGAGGACCTATTTAAAAATGAAGGATACAGGAGCACAGAATTAACAAATTACAG GTGTGGTAGCGTGATTGTTGATTTGGCCTTGAAGTTCAATTCCTCTGTTAAAGAGGAGAAGGTGCTTTCAATGCTAAAAGATTCTGCAGAGAATGGAGGGCTGAAAGAGTTGGGTGTGAAAGCTTCAGAAATAGTAGGTTGGCGACCCGGAAGGCCAACTGAAGGACCCAAAAGCTCAACGTATGGCAcaaaaactactgaaaatgCAT CATCCGCTGTACCTTCCGAACTCCCTGCTCAGAGCGGGGATAACCAAGGTCTTAAAGATTGGATGATTGCTGTTATAGCTGGTGCTTCTGGTCTTGTCCTCCTCTTTGTCGTTATATTCTTACTTTGTTGGATCAGTAAAactcagaagaagaagaagggcTCCGGAG ATGAAGCCGTTGACATGTCGACTACTTCgag gtATGTAAAGAATGGCCCCCACCATTCTGACAAGCCTAGCTCTAGCAGGGAATCTATTGAAGATGATCCATTCATTGCTGCGTCTACTTATTCCCAGAATTCAGTCGATAGAAGGGACAGGAAGAGAGATTCCAGTGTCAACTATGGATACCAACCAGACG ATTCAGATCAACCACAAGGTGAAATGCTGCTAAAATCAGGCTCCCGTCTCCCCAAAAATGACAGTCTTACGCAGAGTACAGGAGAGCTTGATGTGACCTCCACATATTTAGCGAAAGGACCACAGAGAGATTGCAGTACACTTCCCTCCTACCACAGACCACCTTCTTATGAGGAAGCCTCGAAACAGAAAGATCGAATAATGATGACTGAACCAAGGCCGAGTACATCCACAGGCGGCAGGCAGAAGCGACGGAAAAGTCCCCCGGAAGACAG GGCGGAAGAAGCCAGTGTAGCACCAAGTGAAATGAGTTCTAATCAAGACGGACATAGAAGTGACAAAGACAAAGGACCTCTTGATCCAACGGCGATATATGCCATGCCAGACAAGAAAAGGAAGTTAGATAAACAAAGTCCTGCATCCCTTGAATCGGTTTTTG ACCCTTTCAAAGCGAAGGACAAATCTGCTAAAGGACCAATTCTACATAATCCTGGCAACTTGGATCTTGATGGCCCCGCTAATGTATCTACAAGTGAGGGGCCAAGAAACTCAATAATCCCCATTGAAAAACCCAGCAACCGCCAAACGCCTCAAAAAGATGATACAGGAAG aaaatggaaaatcagaGCCTTCATCACCTcttga